In Alteromonas naphthalenivorans, one DNA window encodes the following:
- a CDS encoding FtsX-like permease family protein — translation MKLYINAFKQGIARVFILPRLSLPLISTLGLTLAAVLTVVAVANTLLFKPLPDINETDLHHVELNLEFNEGLVVPFFSDIRRVASAKQYWGKQLDWGYISPSNTNVNIANNDINVTMLNASTGTPELLGLELLSGQSSTIENAEEGIWISKSLWQSVYGSASDITHMMLRVEGNDYPVFGVINNYTSINTVSVGDDALGQVWRFEALDASLTSPDTITLNLGPITVVRGPKSALPQTSDLESWFVDYVNNDITEERARDFLLSKKIVGEVSSYRDAFIGDSEQLVFVLIIAMVCLLIMACLNLLNLFIAHYQSRNKEFAIQICMGASVGKLRRLIFVENLPMFFMATLLGLISAGWLIKVLPILAGDNLPLLDQISIDMSSVLLALIFIVLINVIFATIALLYVDKMALTDSLNSSGKGTPAQQNQIISKALMVIQLSLACVLLTAASVSVIDSYNNAYKSLGYSMPNAYEVSLQVSDDTWQASLEEFDAYQGSEWQLLRRDLTERLSALGGEVFDINALPLTANVSMSAYPDPDTGESVMIRPLMWAPEMLSAFDIQLLAGRDLTVDDIDLPNVLISQSFAIERAGETEWMSMVGQEIKMGEDAEDIYKVVGIIIDIEPMPSGTLNVDAPEVYFSSPTRMSFNTLSAVVIMPEGEVLTRDDVVNLLVGMDDRLGELSVVSMDERWENITQATRLNMIVIAGLAVLTLVLAIIGVSGLSQMTAGQRSYELAVRMATGAKQIQLLQLLMKESLWILIVGLSVGAIAGVVVYQYILGMFESAPSLDWTATAIINFALALAMLVSVAIPGWRVIRKDPMRTLREL, via the coding sequence ATGAAGCTGTACATCAATGCATTCAAGCAAGGTATAGCAAGAGTCTTTATATTACCTCGCTTAAGCTTACCGCTGATATCGACACTGGGTTTAACCCTTGCTGCGGTACTTACGGTGGTTGCTGTGGCGAACACTTTGCTGTTTAAACCCTTGCCCGACATAAATGAAACCGATCTTCACCACGTTGAGTTGAATCTAGAGTTTAATGAAGGTCTTGTGGTTCCTTTTTTCAGCGATATACGGCGAGTTGCTTCGGCAAAACAATATTGGGGTAAACAGTTGGACTGGGGGTATATCTCGCCCAGCAATACCAACGTTAACATTGCGAATAACGACATAAACGTCACAATGCTAAATGCTTCAACAGGCACACCCGAATTACTAGGGCTTGAATTACTCAGCGGCCAAAGTAGTACCATTGAAAACGCTGAAGAAGGAATATGGATTTCAAAAAGCTTATGGCAGTCGGTTTATGGTAGTGCATCGGATATAACGCACATGATGCTTCGTGTTGAAGGGAATGACTACCCTGTATTTGGTGTCATTAATAACTACACCAGTATTAACACAGTAAGCGTGGGCGATGATGCGCTAGGTCAAGTGTGGCGCTTTGAAGCGTTGGACGCTAGTTTGACATCGCCAGACACCATTACGCTGAATTTAGGTCCTATTACGGTGGTAAGAGGCCCCAAGAGTGCCCTGCCTCAGACCAGCGACCTAGAAAGTTGGTTTGTTGATTATGTCAATAACGACATCACTGAAGAACGTGCTCGGGATTTTTTACTCAGCAAGAAGATAGTGGGGGAAGTATCTAGCTATCGAGACGCCTTTATTGGTGACAGTGAGCAATTAGTTTTTGTACTTATCATTGCCATGGTCTGTTTGCTTATTATGGCGTGCCTTAACTTGTTAAACCTGTTTATTGCGCACTATCAAAGTCGTAATAAAGAGTTTGCTATCCAAATTTGTATGGGGGCATCTGTTGGTAAACTCCGCCGTCTTATTTTTGTAGAGAACTTGCCTATGTTCTTTATGGCGACACTACTCGGGTTGATATCTGCGGGATGGTTAATTAAGGTTTTGCCCATATTGGCAGGGGATAACTTACCTTTATTAGATCAAATTTCTATCGATATGAGCAGTGTATTACTCGCGCTTATTTTTATTGTGCTGATAAACGTTATTTTTGCCACCATTGCGTTGTTATACGTTGATAAAATGGCATTGACCGACAGCCTAAATTCAAGCGGTAAAGGTACACCTGCGCAGCAAAATCAAATCATTAGTAAAGCGCTGATGGTGATTCAACTTTCCTTAGCTTGTGTATTACTTACGGCCGCCAGTGTATCGGTTATAGATAGCTACAATAATGCATATAAAAGCCTAGGTTACAGTATGCCGAATGCCTATGAGGTTAGCTTGCAAGTGAGTGATGACACTTGGCAAGCGTCACTTGAAGAATTTGACGCCTATCAAGGCAGTGAATGGCAACTGCTGAGGCGCGATTTGACAGAACGCCTATCTGCTCTTGGTGGCGAGGTTTTCGATATTAACGCACTACCGTTAACGGCTAATGTATCTATGAGTGCTTACCCAGACCCAGATACAGGTGAATCAGTCATGATCCGTCCGTTAATGTGGGCACCAGAAATGTTGTCAGCGTTTGATATTCAATTACTCGCAGGGCGTGATCTAACTGTTGATGATATCGACCTGCCAAATGTTTTAATATCCCAGTCTTTTGCTATCGAGCGTGCAGGCGAAACTGAGTGGATGTCGATGGTGGGGCAAGAGATTAAAATGGGAGAAGACGCTGAAGATATCTACAAGGTTGTAGGTATTATAATCGATATCGAGCCTATGCCATCAGGTACACTAAATGTAGATGCCCCTGAAGTGTATTTCAGTAGCCCTACAAGAATGAGCTTCAATACACTATCAGCAGTAGTCATTATGCCCGAAGGGGAGGTGTTAACCCGAGACGACGTGGTTAATTTGCTAGTGGGGATGGACGACCGTTTAGGTGAATTAAGCGTAGTATCGATGGATGAACGCTGGGAAAATATTACTCAAGCTACACGCTTGAATATGATTGTGATTGCAGGTTTAGCTGTGTTAACACTGGTGTTGGCGATTATTGGTGTGTCGGGCTTAAGTCAAATGACAGCTGGCCAAAGAAGCTATGAACTTGCAGTGAGAATGGCAACCGGAGCGAAACAAATTCAACTTCTTCAGTTACTCATGAAAGAGTCGTTGTGGATACTGATTGTTGGTCTAAGCGTTGGTGCAATAGCCGGTGTGGTAGTGTACCAATATATTTTAGGTATGTTTGAAAGTGCGCCTTCACTTGACTGGACTGCCACAGCCATAATAAATTTTGCATTGGCACTAGCCATGTTGGTATCTGTTGCTATTCCTGGTTGGAGAGTGATTCGAAAAGATCCGATGCGTACGCTCAGAGAGTTGTAA